A stretch of the Lolium perenne isolate Kyuss_39 chromosome 3, Kyuss_2.0, whole genome shotgun sequence genome encodes the following:
- the LOC127343084 gene encoding probable glycosyltransferase At5g03795, with protein MPPPHPATATAHSAGSSRRRPRCRGGMISVSCCRVAALASLLAAAAATAFLTFSLPSSPSVFTMKYAKELSVASSPPPPHPASPPPPSLSLPTPAKLAPPPPSSARPRKREPSYWRMAPDDALRYAKKEIMAAEPVVDDPDLHAPLFKNVSQFKRSYELMERILKVYIYQDGRRPIFHTPPLSGIYASEGWFMKLLKESRRFVVADAARAHLFYLPYSSQHLRLSLYVPESHNLRPLSVYLRNFVKGLAAKYPFWNRTRGADHFLVACHDWGPYTTTAHRDLRKNSIKALCNADSSEGIFVPGKDVSLPETTIRTPKRPLRYVGGLPVSRRRILAFFAGNVHGRVRPILLRHWGDGHDDDMRVYALLPGRVSRRMNYIQHMKNSRFCLCPMGYEVNSPRIVEALYYECVPVIIADNFVLPFSDVLDWTAFSVVVAEKDIPDLKKILQGISLRRYVAMHDCVKRLQRHFLWHERPIRYDLFHMILHSIWLSRVNHVELHE; from the exons ATGCCGCCGCCGCACCCGGCCACCGCCACGGCGCATTCTGCTGGGTCGTCGCGTCGGCGTCCCCGGTGCCGCGGCGGGATGATATCCGTCTCCTGCTGCCGTGTCGCGGCTCTCGCCTCCCTACTCGCcgcagccgccgccaccgcgttcCTCACCTTCTCCCTCCCATCATCTCCAAGCGTGTTCACCATGAAGTACGCCAAAGAATTGTCCGTCGCGAGCTCCCCACCGCCTCCGCACCCAGCTTCACCTCCCCCGCCATCTCTGTCCCTTCCAACACCAGCTAAGCTAGCTCCTCCGCCACCGTCCTCGGCGAGGCCTAGAAAACGAGAG CCGTCGTATTGGAGGATGGCGCCGGATGACGCGCTACGGTACGCCAAGAAGGAGATAATGGCCGCCGAGCCGGTCGTCGACGACCCCGACCTGCACGCGCCACTCTTCAAGAACGTCTCCCAGTTCAAGAG GAGCTACGAACTGATGGAACGGATACTCAAAGTTTACATTTACCAGGACGGCCGGCGGCCCATCTTCCACACCCCTCCCCTCAGCGGCATCTACGCGTCCGAGGGCTGGTTCATGAAGCTCCTCAAGGAGAGCCGCCGATTCGTCGTCGCCGACGCCGCCAGAGCGCACCTCTTCTACCTGCCCTACAGCTCGCAGCACCTCAGGCTTTCGCTCTACGTGCCGGAATCGCATAACCTGCGGCCCCTGTCCGTCTACCTCAGAAACTTTGTCAAGGGCCTCGCCGCCAAGTACCCGTTCTGGAACCGCACTAGAGGCGCCGATCATTTCCTCGTCGCCTGCCACGACTGG GGACCTTACACGACCACGGCGCACCGCGACCTCCGCAAGAACAGCATCAAGGCGCTCTGCAACGCCGACAGCTCGGAGGGGATCTTCGTCCCCGGGAAGGACGTGTCTCTCCCGGAGACGACCATCAGGACGCCGAAGCGGCCCCTCCGGTACGTCGGCGGGCTCCCGGTATCCCGGCGGCGCATCCTCGCCTTCTTCGCCGGCAACGTGCACGGCAGGGTGAGACCGATCCTCCTCCGGCACTGGGGCGACGGGCACGACGACGACATGAGGGTGTACGCGCTCCTCCCCGGCAGGGTGTCCAGGAGGATGAACTACATCCAGCACATGAAGAACAGCAGGTTCTGCCTGTGCCCCATGGGGTACGAGGTGAACAGCCCCAGGATCGTGGAGGCCCTCTACTACGAGTGCGTGCCGGTGATCATCGCAGACAACTTCGTGCTCCCCTTCAGCGACGTGCTGGACTGGACCGCCTTCTCGGTGGTGGTCGCGGAGAAGGACATACCGGACCTGAAGAAGATACTCCAGGGGATCTCACTCCGTAGATACGTGGCCATGCACGACTGCGTCAAGAGGCTGCAGAGGCACTTCTTGTGGCACGAAAGGCCCATCAGGTATGATCTCTTCCACATGATCCTGCACTCCATTTGGCTCAGCAGAGTGAACCATGTCGAGCTTCACGAGTGA
- the LOC127343085 gene encoding CASP-like protein 4U1 produces MAETPRAPPPARPPPPVPLPDTPPCPDSPPSTPGEDYHTPTPSLDEAREDTPPWLQQETNGRAAAKSPSPTLSPVRLPSQHRLPPPNSPTGNGQEAAAAGQPQAPGRRPQLRLAPGLVRTPSQGSVAKSPSPSPSPSPPSPLTPAAPPVPTTNSKSVQSTPKRTESWKPPATGISVQFDPVEEAVTSPLQLGKARLDSHRARTPAAAANGAASTNTVPREVAAVAAVGERRTLSVALRLATALLSLASFALIASAKTSGWDGDHFDRYVQYRYALAVNVIVCVYSIAQALGEIRRLVAARFAYRSMSSYYFSLFLDQVLAYLLMSASSAAASRNNLWVSSFGQDAFNKKITSAMWLSFLGFIALAASSLISTANLFSMV; encoded by the exons ATGGCCGAGACCCCCCGTGCCCcgccgccggcgaggccgccgcctCCCGTCCCCCTGCCCGACACGCCGCCTTGCCCGGACTCGCCCCCTTCGACGCCGGGCGAGGATTACCACACGCCGACGCCGTCGCTAGACGAGGCGCGCGAAGACACGCCGCCGTGGCTGCAGCAAGAAACCAACGGGAGAGCAGCCGCCAAGAGCCCGAGCCCGACGCTCTCGCCCGTGCGCCTCCCCTCTCAGCACCGCTTGCCGCCGCCCAACTCTCCCACCGGCaacggccaagaagccgccgccgccgggcaGCCGCAGGCGCCGGGTCGCCGCCCGCAGCTCCGCCTCGCGCCCGGCCTCGTCCGGACGCCGTCGCAAGGGTCCGTCGCAAAGTCCCCCTCACCATCGCCTTCGccttcgccgccgtcgccgctcacCCCGGCGGCTCCTCCCGTCCCCACAACCAACAGCAAGAGCGTCCAGAGCACGCCGAAGCGCACCGAGTCGTGGAAGCCGCCGGCCACGGGCATCTCGGTGCAGTTCGACCCGGTCGAGGAGGCCGTCACGTCGCCGCTGCAGCTCGGCAAGGCCCGGCTCGACAGCCATCGCGCCCGCACGCCGGCGGCCGCGGCGAACGGGGCCGCGTCAACAAACACCGTGCCGCGCGAGGTGGCGGCCGTGGCCGCGGTCGGGGAGAGGAGGACGCTGTCGGTGGCGCTGCGGCTTGCCACGGCGCTGCTCAGCCTCGCGTCCTTCGCGCTCATCGCCAGCGCCAAGACGTCCGGTTGGGACGGCGACCACTTCGATCGCTACGTGCAGTACAG GTATGCGCTCGCGGTGAACGTGATCGTCTGCGTCTACTCGATCGCGCAAGCGCTCGGTGAGATCCGCCGTCTGGTTGCGGCGAGGTTTGCTTACCGGAGCATGTCAAGCTACTACTTCAGCCTGTTCCTTGACCAG GTCTTGGCGTACCTCCTGATGTCGGCATCGTCGGCTGCCGCGTCGCGCAACAATCTCTGGGTGTCGAGCTTTGGCCAGGATGCGTTCAACAAGAAGATCACCAGCGCAATGTGGCTGTCCTTCCTTGGGTTCATCGCGCTTGCTGCAAGCTCTCTCATCTCCACGGCTAATCTTTTCAGCATGGTCTAA